A part of Elusimicrobiota bacterium genomic DNA contains:
- a CDS encoding gliding motility-associated C-terminal domain-containing protein codes for MNKKRSIFTQLTRLVLLTALLGQILYVPNLFAAASDTAYLVLGITGGVYDTTAPDAVTNLSAGPHFITGVNGSSDNGGGKVKLSWTAPADMPAGTPVYSYIIKYATFSIYDVNSDTIAWWNHSSVSTVAANSGLPNNWGIKEYSLPHSSESFVVTGLQSSKYYWFAIQSVDNVFNHSPMDTKAQFIVFQSSSYASSSSTAPAAVTNLIASPTKDVPGGITLNWTAMGNDEVSNRIIDGRYRICYSTTQHPMVDSDLLKADPLAYWNQAKQVYISTSNVYPGASQTVLLTGLQTSVSFYFWIWTSDEWYAKTNWSHESNKAISRAFNFYPPNEVAPLYGEAFGSIDLSSGSYVSLNWKNPQISATKSFDGVKICYSTVAYPTDKDSSPSIALSGLTANDWFTYSHLQLEPRTTYFYRIYSFDTADPVLYSGTGTLVSVYTVYDNIAPDAVSGLALNTDANVSKGTYISLNWTHPDFDRALYQNHDWEKTAIYVSTQNFVKNGGNSYNNIAPIELPIATTCYEFTNLNPQNTYYYEIRTYDPVGNFSVSTATIYTWKDIVPPGVLENLAIQSAWSEDIDIGCTLTVSYKYPKDVDLDRAYINYRDDKYPSNSADGFSFIKIPQSSTDTVERISELIGNNTYYFSIFLYDWSGNMSSTTISGIVNVPRDNTMPFTPLGLTTTKDTTTFNMSWSQVAYQRDISSINVLTAITTPKPKSSEIYRYQIYESADMNAWHLIASTKPVIEALGFKVPLASQIKYYKVRSVDICGNFSDSMIADNSDDLNIYSMIADRSYVKMDKEIKAVISDVYLKWTRNEENEKGPIFRSFTIEPYRILNGKLEFYQDFKFEKPKAQVAITYDKQTISSRGSQMSKVLAEPEKWLSLFFYNGKEWVKLASSIDAQKENVKSDVKYIGRYQIRYAMNSTELTNYEVIPKIITPNNDGRNDKAFFRFDNPRGALVTIKIFDMTGLLIKTIADITENSNVPGGYISWDGADKDMNVVAPGTYIYQIEGEGKVYNGTIVVAR; via the coding sequence ATGAATAAAAAAAGGTCGATATTCACTCAACTGACCAGGTTAGTTCTTCTAACAGCCCTTTTGGGACAGATTCTTTATGTTCCAAACCTATTTGCTGCTGCAAGCGACACTGCATACCTGGTGTTAGGCATAACAGGCGGTGTGTATGATACTACTGCGCCGGATGCAGTTACTAATCTGTCAGCAGGCCCGCATTTTATCACCGGAGTAAACGGTTCGAGTGATAATGGCGGAGGGAAAGTAAAACTTTCTTGGACAGCTCCTGCCGATATGCCTGCCGGCACTCCTGTTTATTCTTATATAATTAAATACGCTACTTTCAGCATCTATGATGTAAATAGCGATACCATAGCTTGGTGGAATCATTCTTCAGTTTCTACTGTAGCTGCAAACTCAGGTTTGCCGAACAATTGGGGTATTAAAGAATATTCATTACCACATTCATCAGAATCATTTGTAGTTACGGGCTTGCAATCATCAAAGTATTACTGGTTTGCAATACAGTCGGTTGATAATGTATTCAACCACAGTCCGATGGATACAAAAGCACAGTTTATTGTATTCCAATCAAGTTCGTATGCATCGTCTTCATCGACCGCACCAGCTGCTGTAACTAATCTGATTGCTTCTCCTACAAAAGATGTACCTGGTGGAATCACTCTTAATTGGACAGCAATGGGCAACGATGAAGTATCAAATAGAATAATTGATGGCAGATATAGGATTTGTTATTCAACCACACAACATCCTATGGTTGATAGTGATTTGCTTAAAGCGGATCCGTTAGCTTACTGGAACCAGGCAAAACAAGTTTATATTTCAACTTCAAATGTCTATCCTGGTGCTTCACAGACTGTTTTACTTACCGGTTTACAGACAAGCGTTTCATTCTATTTCTGGATTTGGACCAGCGATGAATGGTATGCAAAAACAAACTGGTCTCATGAATCTAATAAGGCGATTTCAAGGGCGTTTAATTTTTATCCGCCGAATGAAGTTGCTCCGCTCTACGGTGAAGCTTTCGGTTCTATTGATTTGAGCTCCGGCAGTTATGTTTCGCTTAACTGGAAAAACCCACAGATAAGCGCCACGAAATCTTTCGATGGCGTAAAAATATGTTATAGCACGGTTGCCTATCCAACGGATAAAGACAGTTCTCCAAGCATAGCGCTTTCAGGGCTGACTGCAAATGACTGGTTCACTTATTCGCATTTACAACTTGAACCCAGGACTACATATTTCTATAGAATCTATTCATTTGATACAGCAGATCCTGTTTTGTATTCCGGAACCGGAACACTTGTTTCTGTTTATACCGTTTATGATAATATAGCTCCTGACGCTGTAAGCGGCCTGGCGCTAAATACCGATGCAAATGTTTCCAAAGGAACTTATATTTCTCTTAACTGGACTCATCCGGATTTTGACAGGGCGTTATATCAAAACCATGACTGGGAAAAGACGGCCATCTACGTCAGTACACAGAATTTTGTGAAAAACGGAGGAAATTCTTACAACAATATAGCTCCGATTGAACTCCCAATAGCTACAACTTGTTATGAATTTACAAATCTTAATCCGCAAAATACATATTATTATGAAATAAGGACTTACGACCCCGTCGGTAATTTCTCGGTTTCTACAGCTACTATTTACACTTGGAAGGATATTGTACCGCCCGGAGTACTTGAAAATCTGGCAATCCAGTCAGCCTGGTCGGAAGATATTGATATCGGCTGCACTCTTACCGTTTCCTACAAATATCCTAAAGATGTGGACCTTGACAGGGCATATATCAATTATCGCGACGATAAATATCCTTCAAATTCGGCAGACGGATTCTCATTCATTAAAATTCCTCAAAGCTCAACAGACACAGTTGAGAGAATATCTGAACTAATCGGAAATAATACTTATTATTTCTCGATATTCCTATATGACTGGTCGGGGAATATGTCGTCAACAACAATATCCGGAATTGTAAATGTGCCGAGAGACAATACAATGCCGTTCACGCCTCTTGGATTGACTACAACCAAAGACACGACTACTTTCAATATGTCCTGGTCGCAGGTGGCGTATCAGCGGGATATAAGCAGTATAAACGTACTGACGGCAATAACTACGCCAAAACCCAAATCTTCTGAAATATACAGGTATCAGATCTACGAATCTGCTGACATGAACGCATGGCACTTGATTGCTTCTACAAAACCTGTTATTGAAGCGCTTGGATTTAAAGTCCCGCTGGCAAGCCAGATAAAATACTACAAGGTCAGGTCTGTTGATATTTGCGGCAACTTCAGCGATTCCATGATAGCTGACAATTCAGATGACCTTAATATTTATTCTATGATTGCCGACAGGTCTTACGTAAAGATGGATAAAGAAATCAAGGCTGTTATAAGCGATGTATACTTGAAATGGACCAGAAACGAAGAAAATGAAAAGGGCCCGATATTCAGGTCTTTCACAATCGAACCGTACAGGATTTTAAACGGAAAACTTGAATTTTATCAGGATTTCAAATTTGAAAAACCAAAAGCCCAGGTGGCGATCACGTATGATAAGCAAACCATTTCTTCGCGTGGAAGCCAGATGAGTAAAGTACTGGCGGAGCCTGAAAAATGGCTTTCGTTATTCTTCTATAACGGAAAAGAATGGGTTAAACTGGCATCATCAATTGACGCACAGAAAGAAAATGTAAAATCAGACGTAAAATATATCGGCAGGTATCAGATAAGGTATGCAATGAATTCTACGGAATTAACAAACTATGAAGTTATACCTAAAATAATTACTCCTAACAACGACGGACGCAATGATAAAGCCTTCTTCAGGTTTGATAACCCCAGGGGCGCGCTGGTTACAATTAAGATTTTTGATATGACAGGCCTGCTGATAAAAACAATTGCTGATATCACGGAAAATTCAAATGTTCCCGGAGGATATATCTCCTGGGACGGCGCAGATAAAGATATGAATGTTGTTGCACCCGGAACTTATATTTACCAGATTGAAGGCGAAGGAAAAGTATATAACGGAACTATAGTTGTTGCGAGATAA
- a CDS encoding type IX secretion system membrane protein PorP/SprF: MNKLSRIPIFVLLSVFYVSLFSFCYAAFEPIPIGARPAALGGAYTAVADDVYSTYYNPAGLSLIPRTEFTTQYSQMYMGLWDKSNLAYSFLGLAQPLKFKKDFGTIGFSMLVFNSGTYYKETTLAFSYGKNFRIGGVKKLDVGFTVKSLSIGYGQDDYTFDSLNNDGITSSLQTGTAKADSLFDKFGFNKSAVAYDFGFKYSLFTNYKIGFMAANINEPNIALDNTDESKLPRVYNLGFMHNAESFLLSIDLSSREMNKINDSRVSVGGEKFLPFGFGLRSSIIVGTNEFTNIAFGFGYKTTGLQLDYAMEYPISGIKGTMGNHKVSLILRFGPVMHLPEETGALQLALAKEQKATEAEHKALEAEQKTRLETEQKLAKKNQELEAANKEIGKLREKLEELLRRPVPVIPAPVEQAPVKTPPVGKTPAKAGTGVKTPVTPVITELPLTLSGNIERQYFDEYNAYRKTADKLVFSTRITKIQQIVAKYKGKKIDISSAQDEYKVLLEEQRNQQRMYIDSLTYYRKMVAKGIDNKSQSDLLKKIINRYEQFGIDVSEARKELNAVK, from the coding sequence ATGAATAAATTATCCAGAATCCCAATTTTTGTTTTACTCTCTGTCTTTTATGTATCGTTATTTAGTTTTTGTTATGCCGCTTTTGAGCCTATTCCCATAGGCGCCAGGCCGGCGGCCTTGGGAGGGGCGTACACAGCTGTAGCTGACGATGTATATTCAACTTATTATAATCCGGCTGGCTTGTCTTTGATACCGCGCACGGAGTTTACAACCCAGTATTCCCAGATGTATATGGGCCTGTGGGATAAATCCAACCTGGCCTATTCGTTCCTGGGATTGGCCCAGCCTTTAAAGTTTAAAAAGGATTTCGGCACAATCGGTTTTTCGATGCTCGTTTTTAATTCCGGCACATATTACAAAGAAACCACGCTGGCGTTTTCTTATGGAAAAAACTTCAGGATCGGAGGGGTAAAGAAGCTTGATGTAGGGTTCACAGTCAAGAGCCTTTCCATAGGTTATGGCCAGGATGATTATACTTTTGATTCTTTAAACAACGACGGAATTACATCTTCCCTGCAGACAGGTACGGCAAAAGCTGATTCGCTTTTTGATAAATTCGGTTTTAATAAATCTGCCGTTGCGTATGACTTTGGTTTTAAGTATTCTTTGTTTACAAACTACAAAATAGGTTTTATGGCTGCAAATATCAACGAACCGAATATTGCTCTTGATAATACTGATGAATCAAAACTTCCAAGGGTTTATAATTTAGGTTTCATGCATAATGCTGAAAGTTTCCTGTTGAGTATTGACCTGAGTTCCCGTGAGATGAATAAAATAAACGATTCCCGGGTAAGCGTCGGGGGAGAAAAATTTCTTCCTTTCGGGTTTGGTTTAAGGTCAAGTATTATTGTCGGGACTAATGAGTTTACAAATATAGCGTTCGGCTTCGGTTATAAAACAACCGGTTTACAGCTTGATTATGCTATGGAGTACCCGATAAGCGGGATAAAAGGCACGATGGGAAACCATAAAGTTTCATTAATTTTAAGATTCGGCCCCGTTATGCACTTACCGGAAGAGACAGGAGCTCTGCAGCTGGCTCTGGCAAAAGAACAGAAAGCTACGGAAGCTGAACATAAAGCTTTGGAAGCGGAGCAAAAAACGAGATTGGAAACTGAGCAAAAACTGGCAAAGAAAAACCAGGAACTGGAAGCCGCAAATAAAGAGATAGGCAAGCTGAGGGAAAAGCTGGAAGAATTACTTAGAAGGCCGGTTCCTGTGATTCCTGCGCCTGTAGAACAAGCGCCTGTAAAAACTCCACCCGTTGGGAAAACACCGGCTAAAGCCGGTACCGGAGTGAAAACTCCTGTGACACCGGTTATAACTGAACTGCCTTTGACTTTATCCGGGAATATCGAAAGGCAGTATTTCGATGAATATAATGCTTACAGAAAAACTGCGGATAAACTGGTTTTCTCAACACGTATAACCAAGATACAGCAGATTGTAGCAAAGTATAAAGGCAAGAAAATTGATATTTCTTCAGCCCAGGACGAATACAAAGTATTGCTTGAAGAACAAAGAAACCAGCAGAGAATGTATATCGACAGCCTGACCTATTACAGGAAGATGGTTGCCAAAGGTATTGACAATAAGTCCCAGTCGGACCTGTTGAAGAAAATCATTAACAGATATGAACAGTTTGGTATTGATGTTTCTGAAGCCCGGAAAGAATTGAATGCTGTAAAATAA
- a CDS encoding HAMP domain-containing protein, whose protein sequence is MSIKTRLFIAFGVLVMLVLSISLIFVAYTYQARMLLDKSLLLSETLTSWREISLSYERQTRNVSYFIILNDSTEKDKFDEQLEPIQAKLKKINDSKEKEDFQAFYTKYMDMCKTMFSLSREKRFSYYEDSIMPLEKQAQKDVIKVIDDYYALLNSYEATVKNVSRRNAIISISFGLIAVLVGVILGIVTFMAIWVPLTALIKGTQEIGEGNLDYHITVNPNNEMGKLALSFNKMVDNLRKLQLQIVQMDIGQLAGGVAHEINNPLTGVLGQAQLLMDKLPKDDPSVIHLQRIEQAAQRCRKIVRALLDFAREKNYIFQPTNIETLINETLNFCETEMRSSNIEVSKIIPLKLPLVKGSPSHIQQVFLNIINNSIHAMMPNGWGKLTIEVKINNSMMDVSFRDTGIGIKKENVGHVFDPFFTTKDIGKGTGLGLTVSYGIIQKHNGKVIAKSEGEGKGSEFVIRLPI, encoded by the coding sequence GTGTCAATCAAAACTAGATTATTTATTGCATTCGGCGTGCTTGTAATGTTGGTGCTTTCTATCAGCCTTATTTTTGTAGCCTATACCTATCAGGCAAGAATGCTTCTGGACAAAAGCCTCCTGCTTTCGGAAACACTGACCTCCTGGCGTGAAATATCTCTTTCTTATGAAAGGCAGACAAGGAACGTAAGCTATTTCATAATCCTTAACGATTCTACCGAAAAAGACAAATTCGACGAACAGCTTGAACCCATACAAGCCAAACTTAAAAAAATAAATGACAGTAAGGAAAAGGAAGATTTTCAGGCATTTTACACAAAATATATGGACATGTGTAAAACTATGTTTTCATTAAGCAGGGAGAAAAGATTCAGTTATTATGAAGACAGCATAATGCCGCTGGAAAAACAGGCCCAGAAAGATGTTATAAAAGTAATTGACGACTATTATGCGCTTTTAAACTCCTATGAGGCTACGGTAAAAAATGTCAGCAGGCGCAATGCAATTATTTCAATTTCTTTCGGTTTGATCGCTGTCTTGGTAGGTGTCATTCTGGGTATTGTGACTTTTATGGCTATCTGGGTGCCTTTAACGGCGTTAATCAAAGGGACTCAGGAAATAGGTGAAGGGAACCTGGATTACCATATAACTGTAAATCCGAATAATGAAATGGGAAAACTGGCCTTGAGTTTTAATAAGATGGTAGATAATTTACGAAAATTGCAGCTGCAGATTGTTCAAATGGACATAGGCCAGCTGGCAGGCGGCGTGGCGCACGAAATAAACAACCCATTGACGGGAGTACTAGGGCAGGCACAGCTTCTTATGGATAAACTGCCGAAGGACGACCCCAGTGTAATTCACCTTCAAAGAATAGAGCAGGCCGCCCAGCGCTGCCGAAAAATTGTTAGGGCTTTGCTGGATTTTGCCAGGGAAAAGAACTATATTTTTCAGCCGACAAACATTGAAACCCTGATAAATGAAACGCTTAATTTCTGCGAAACAGAAATGCGGTCTTCAAATATTGAAGTTTCAAAAATTATTCCGCTAAAACTTCCTCTTGTCAAAGGCTCGCCGAGCCATATTCAACAGGTATTTTTGAATATTATAAATAATTCAATTCATGCCATGATGCCTAACGGGTGGGGAAAATTAACGATAGAAGTAAAAATAAACAACAGCATGATGGATGTTTCTTTCCGGGATACGGGAATCGGGATTAAAAAAGAAAATGTGGGCCATGTTTTTGACCCGTTTTTCACGACGAAAGATATCGGCAAAGGGACAGGGCTGGGATTGACGGTAAGTTACGGAATTATACAGAAACACAACGGTAAAGTAATCGCAAAAAGCGAAGGGGAAGGCAAAGGCTCGGAATTCGTCATCAGGCTGCCAATATGA
- a CDS encoding response regulator, whose translation MKTIFIIEDDPDVSLLIKDVFEANKVIATFFSSSALALKEIKKQRPDIIIMDLMMPNISGFEVCQYIRADLKLKDILIMVITGYDSPKMRKEIFSYGIDDYLPKPFDYRIFMEKVNRLLK comes from the coding sequence ATGAAAACGATTTTTATTATTGAAGATGACCCGGATGTTTCACTTCTCATAAAGGACGTTTTTGAAGCCAATAAAGTAATTGCGACTTTTTTTTCATCATCTGCTCTGGCGTTGAAAGAGATAAAAAAACAAAGGCCTGATATTATCATAATGGACCTTATGATGCCCAATATATCAGGTTTCGAAGTCTGTCAATATATCCGCGCTGACCTGAAACTAAAGGATATACTCATTATGGTTATTACCGGTTACGACTCTCCAAAGATGAGAAAAGAGATATTTTCCTACGGAATTGATGATTACCTGCCTAAACCCTTTGATTACCGGATTTTTATGGAAAAAGTAAATAGGCTTTTGAAATGA